One genomic region from Argentina anserina chromosome 2, drPotAnse1.1, whole genome shotgun sequence encodes:
- the LOC126783057 gene encoding F-box protein At3g12350 isoform X1: MEDPKLNNIEESNGAVSFSDFPEDVQLCILSFLTPPELSSFASTSKRFVSLCKNDAKLWFSMCDRRWGSKTRIKKWGDGNITYRNLYQTLSRWESLIGFWRQGGQATSLPLIFFEWGPSFLAGSRVSPAKDGSYGVVKAPFLWMSLSPEGEVVNYLDPETKFSDKDLVPVSLSLMGSTHFVVEEDVAGARPGSSAVIIEGAIGEDLIGYDSGSPGTSPGSPSEIYQYFANRTSPGGERATRRQRRREKEKQLRRKLESQHFVKIVDCSPTPARPLQGLWKGIYDDMNLGFYLVAYDDIGGISCQKVCDSSGHVCTGVRVMSKHPVFWTTDLTYSESPFLPEEENLYNSRIHLRPNATADHIHQLTGIEVVSRILCINLSYDLAIPYMIRTTSNPVNAQGRVWQYGDGTFGFGSLQDSFIRDLKHITKNGNLLDIM, translated from the exons ATGGAAGACCCAAAACTCAACAACATTGAGGAATCAAACGGCGCCGTTTCGTTCTCCGATTTCCCTGAGGACGTCCAGCTCTGCATCCTCTCCTTCCTGACCCCACCGGAGCTCTCCAGCTTCGCCTCCACCTCCAAACGCTTCGTCTCGCTCTGCAAGAACGACGCCAAGCTCTGGTTCTCCATGTGCGACCGCCGCTGGGGCTCCAAGACTCGGATCAAGAAATGGGGTGACGGCAATATCACCTACCGGAATCTCTACCAGACCCTCAGCCGGTGGGAGAGCCTCATCGGATTCTGGCGCCAGGGCGGCCAGGCCACTTCTCTGCCGTTGATCTTCTTCGAGTGGGGCCCCTCGTTCCTCGCCGGGTCCAGGGTCTCTCCGGCCAAGGACGGCAGCTACGGCGTCGTGAAGGCGCCCTTCTTGTGGATGAGCCTCTCGCCGGAGGGCGAAGTTGTCAACTATCTCGACCCGGAGACCAAGTTTTCCGACAAGGATTTGGTGCCGGTGAGCCTGAGCCTGATGGGGAGCACGCATTTTGTAGTGGAGGAGGATGTGGCCGGAGCTCGGCCGGGTTCGAGTGCGGTGATCATTGAAGGTGCGATTGGTGAGGACTTGATTGGATATGATAGTGGGTCCCCCGGGACGTCGCCGGGGTCGCCGTCGGAGATATATCAGTACTTTGCGAACCGGACGAGCCCCGGGGGAGAGAGGGCGACGAGGAGGCagaggaggagagagaaggagaagcaGCTGAGGAGGAAGTTGGAGTCTCAGCATTTTGTTAAGATTGTGGATTGCTCGCCCACGCCGGCTCGGCCTCTGCAGGGCCTCTGGAAG GGGATATATGATGATATGAACTTGGGGTTTTATCTTGTTGCATATGATGACATTGGGGGCATCTCCTGCCAAAAGGTTTGCGACTCGTCTGGTCACGTGTGCACGGGAGTTCGGGTTATGAGTAAGCACCCAGTCTTTTGGACAACAGATCTTACTTATTCCGAGTCTCCATTTCTCCCAGAGGAAGAAAATTTATACAATAGTCGTATACATCTTCGACCAAATGCCACAGCAGATCACATTCACCAGCTCACAGGAATTGAAGTGGTCTCTCGCATTCTTTGCATTAACTTAAGTTATGATCTGGCCATTCCATACATGATAAGGACTACCTCAAACCCAGTGAATGCACAGGGAAGGGTTTGGCAGTATGGGGATGGAACATTTGGATTTGGGTCTCTTCAAGACAGTTTTATCAGGGACTTGAAGCATATCACCAAGAATGGTAATCTTCTTGATATTATGTAG
- the LOC126783057 gene encoding F-box protein At3g12350 isoform X2, whose protein sequence is MEDPKLNNIEESNGAVSFSDFPEDVQLCILSFLTPPELSSFASTSKRFVSLCKNDAKLWFSMCDRRWGSKTRIKKWGDGNITYRNLYQTLSRWESLIGFWRQGGQATSLPLIFFEWGPSFLAGSRVSPAKDGSYGVVKAPFLWMSLSPEGEVVNYLDPETKFSDKDLVPVSLSLMGSTHFVVEEDVAGARPGSSAVIIEGAIGEDLIGYDSGSPGTSPGSPSEIYQYFANRTSPGGERATRRQRRREKEKQLRRKLESQHFVKIVDCSPTPARPLQGLWKRCQV, encoded by the exons ATGGAAGACCCAAAACTCAACAACATTGAGGAATCAAACGGCGCCGTTTCGTTCTCCGATTTCCCTGAGGACGTCCAGCTCTGCATCCTCTCCTTCCTGACCCCACCGGAGCTCTCCAGCTTCGCCTCCACCTCCAAACGCTTCGTCTCGCTCTGCAAGAACGACGCCAAGCTCTGGTTCTCCATGTGCGACCGCCGCTGGGGCTCCAAGACTCGGATCAAGAAATGGGGTGACGGCAATATCACCTACCGGAATCTCTACCAGACCCTCAGCCGGTGGGAGAGCCTCATCGGATTCTGGCGCCAGGGCGGCCAGGCCACTTCTCTGCCGTTGATCTTCTTCGAGTGGGGCCCCTCGTTCCTCGCCGGGTCCAGGGTCTCTCCGGCCAAGGACGGCAGCTACGGCGTCGTGAAGGCGCCCTTCTTGTGGATGAGCCTCTCGCCGGAGGGCGAAGTTGTCAACTATCTCGACCCGGAGACCAAGTTTTCCGACAAGGATTTGGTGCCGGTGAGCCTGAGCCTGATGGGGAGCACGCATTTTGTAGTGGAGGAGGATGTGGCCGGAGCTCGGCCGGGTTCGAGTGCGGTGATCATTGAAGGTGCGATTGGTGAGGACTTGATTGGATATGATAGTGGGTCCCCCGGGACGTCGCCGGGGTCGCCGTCGGAGATATATCAGTACTTTGCGAACCGGACGAGCCCCGGGGGAGAGAGGGCGACGAGGAGGCagaggaggagagagaaggagaagcaGCTGAGGAGGAAGTTGGAGTCTCAGCATTTTGTTAAGATTGTGGATTGCTCGCCCACGCCGGCTCGGCCTCTGCAGGGCCTCTGGAAG AGATGTCAAGTGTGA